TAATATCAACCTTGTCCATGCTGTCTACTTCCAGCTGTAAAGGAATCTCAGCTCCAATCAACTGTTGGTTAATCGCATCTTGTTGAAACCGTTGTTTGTCAATCTGCTTTGCAAAGTACAGATATTGTATCCCCTCTTCGGGCAGATCCGGTCCCTTGATGAGAAAGAGAAAAGCAGGTGCATTAGGTGAAGGCGATTTTGATTTGGGCTGACCATTCTCATCCAATCCAAAGTCCATAAACTTTTCTTTTACCGTGAGCTTATAAGGACCAGCTTCAAATGTTCTTTGGGTATCTACCATATCAATCTTAATTGGCCCATATACTTCACCCGTCTTTGTATTGACCAGATCAGGCGTTACGGACCGAATGGTGGGTGTTAGATCATAATCAAACTGATATGCTTTCAGACCGTTATAATTCAATGGATGATTCACGCGTACATCATGTCTGGCCACCTCAGCTAACTGAGGTTTCTTCGAAAGATCCGAACAGTCTGCTGTACATTCATACAAAACAACTTTTGTTTCGAACAGTTTCGGAACGGTTTTATTGAGGTTACGGAATTGCTCAGGTACTTCTTCCTCACTGTAGAATTCAACATTGAACTGTTCATTTTGCAGATACATCGATGTATTCGGGATCTTTTTGATCTCACCTTCAGGAAAAGCGACGTGCTCGTCCAGATTCAGACCTGGAAGCCCTCGTGCGAGTACCGCCAGCAAAAATATAATGAGTCCAATATGGATGACATATGGGCCCCATCGACTGAATCGCTGTTTCTCTGCGAGTAATGCATCCCCCTGGGTGTGCACGCGGTATCCTTTCTTTTTCAACGGCGTAACCGCTTTCTTAATCCAGTCTTCTGGTGCCTCTTCGATGGTACCTTGGTACACCAGACGCTGTCTTGTCAAAAATTGCGTATGTTTACGTATTCTCTGTTTATTCAGTGCTTTGTAGAGCGGTAGGACGCGATCCAGACTGCATATCACCAATGATGCCCCAATCAGCACCAGCAGTAGAATAAACCACCAGGATTCATATGTATGGGATAAACCCAACAGATAATAGATATGACCCAACTGACCGTATGTTTCTTTGTAGTACACGGAGGGATCGATATTCAGAAATGTACTTTCTTGCGGATAGATCGTGCCAAGCATAGAACCTACAAGCGTAAAAACAATCATATAGACGGCAATTTTAACGGAAGAAAAAAAGTTCCATATGCGGTCAATGATATTAGGATTACTACGCTGTGAACGGCGCGCCATGCCATCATAACGCATTTCCAGCACTTCATCCGATTTAGCTTCAGACTCCAGCAGCGGTTTCCCACATGCTT
This Paenibacillus xylanexedens DNA region includes the following protein-coding sequences:
- the resB gene encoding cytochrome c biogenesis protein ResB; translated protein: MFQNTKCECGHQNPVGTVLCEACGKPLLESEAKSDEVLEMRYDGMARRSQRSNPNIIDRIWNFFSSVKIAVYMIVFTLVGSMLGTIYPQESTFLNIDPSVYYKETYGQLGHIYYLLGLSHTYESWWFILLLVLIGASLVICSLDRVLPLYKALNKQRIRKHTQFLTRQRLVYQGTIEEAPEDWIKKAVTPLKKKGYRVHTQGDALLAEKQRFSRWGPYVIHIGLIIFLLAVLARGLPGLNLDEHVAFPEGEIKKIPNTSMYLQNEQFNVEFYSEEEVPEQFRNLNKTVPKLFETKVVLYECTADCSDLSKKPQLAEVARHDVRVNHPLNYNGLKAYQFDYDLTPTIRSVTPDLVNTKTGEVYGPIKIDMVDTQRTFEAGPYKLTVKEKFMDFGLDENGQPKSKSPSPNAPAFLFLIKGPDLPEEGIQYLYFAKQIDKQRFQQDAINQQLIGAEIPLQLEVDSMDKVDIIQSVSYLNIRVDKAMPFVWVGAGIVMLGLVMGFYWHHRRIWIRFDDKQLTLGGHTNKNWFGFRREVAAVLKQMNLEVEEKSLDNGGNQA